The DNA region CCCAACTGGTTTATTGCTGCAGCCCCCACAAGGCCAGAGGCAAGGTATCGCAGAGGCAAGGTATCGGTGGGCCGGGAGTGGAGGGGGCAGACTTACTGGGAGGCTCAGGAGGGCTGTGCCTCTGGATGCAGGCAGGTTGTTGGCAGAGTCCAGTTCCACGTGGTCATCGGACGCAAGTCCCTGTGTCCTTGCAGGCTGTCAGCTGACAGCTGGCTCAGCTTCCCTGGCTGAGGCCCCCTGCCCAGCCAGCCTCTCCCTTCTACCTCCTCCTCCTGTTTCTAAAGTTTGAGGGGATTGCTCCTGACCCACCCAGCTAACCCAGCATCATCTCCCTGTGCTGAGGTTTTTAAAGTCAGCTGACGAGAGGACTAGGTGTCACCCGCAAAATTGCCTGCCAGCAGAACCTCCACGACTGACAGAGACACCTGACAGCTTGAGTCCCGCTCGTTAGCGTGGTTAGCTTGGGGGTTGTCTTTGGTCAGCTCCTGATATAGGCCAGCATCTGGCCCATGGCGGGTGATCGAAAAgtttttgttgaaagaatgagTGAGGGAAGCTTTGTTTGCAGACAGAGCACTGGGGTCAACGTGAGCAGAACTGGGGGAGGCAGGGCACAGACCCAGGGTGTGACCATCGGCCCCTCATGGctctttggttttctttcagGCCAGGAAACTGGACCGGAGGGTCGACCACCAGCTCGGGAGCAGGGCCTTCCTGAGGAGAAGGGGCgggaaggcttcctgggggaggCGCCAAGTCCTGCCACGCTGGGGGAAGACTGGGAACCAGTGGGCCTGATCAAGGGGACCGAGCAGGACCAGGGTCATTGGCGGCAACTCAAGGAAGCCCCGGTTCAGGACGGAAGTCTCAGGCTTGGGGAGAGCCTCGGTCTGCTCCCGGAGGTCTCCGGGGTGGAGCGTGCGTGTGTGCCGGAATCTCGGGTTCCGAGCTCGGAGCGGAGCGCTGGCGCTGCCCGTGAGGAGACGGACTCCCCGGGACCACAGCCGCGCGACCCGCACGACCGCAGCGAGGCTTCCGCTGAGGCGAGTCCTGTTCCGGACGCGGAGCCGGTGCGCGGCCCTGCGCCCGACAAGCCCTACAAGTGCGCGGACTGCGGGAAGTCTTTCAACCACAACGCGCACCTCACGGTGCACCGGCGCATCCACACGGGCGAGCGGCCCTACGCCTGCAAGGAGTGCGGCAAGGCCTTCAGCCAGAACTCGTCGCTGGTGCAGCACGAGCGCATCCACACGGGCCACAAGCCCTACAAGTGCGCCGAGTGCGGCAAGTCCTTCTGCCACAGCACGCACCTCACGGTGCACCGGCGCAtccacacgggcgagaagccctacGCCTGCCAGGACTGCGGGCGCGCCTTCAACCAGAACTCGTCGCTAGGCCGCCACCGGCGCACGCACACGGGCGAGAAGCCGTTCGCCTGCAGCGTGTGCGGCAAGGCCTTCTCGCGGACCACCTGCCTGTTTCTGCACCTGCGGACGCACACGGCCGAGCGGCCCTACGAGTGCAGCCGCTGCGGCAAGGGCTTCCGGCACAGCTCGTCGCTGGCGCAGCACCAGCGCAAGCACGCGGGCGACGGGCCCTACGACTGCCGCCAGAGGCTGCTCTTCGCACCCGCGCCCGCCTGGCCCGAGCCCCTGAGCCAGGGCGAGGGCCCGCCGCGCAGCGACAGGCCATTCCGGTGCGGCCAGTGCGGCAAGGGGTTCACGCAGAGCTCGCACCTCATCCGCCACCAGATCACGCACACCCGGGAGCAGCCCCGGGGTCGGGGCCGGGGCTGCCGGCGCCCACAGGCTCGCAGCCGCGGCCCGCACCTCGGGCGGCGCCCTCTCGGGCCCCCGGAGGAGAGCCCCGGGGCTGGGACGAAGGCGGGGCCATCCACCGGCAGGGCGCTGGCGCTGTTTGACCTCCATGAGATCATGCAGGAAAAGAACCCCGTGCGCGTTATTGGGGTGGAAGAGCCCACCATGGGCACATCCGTGCTGTTTGACATCAGGGAGTCCACGTAGGGAAGGAACGTGGCGGATGACTGTTGAACCAGAGGTACAGAGATGGGGTAAGTCCACAAGGTGTATTTCTGGAAGGGGGCTGAGGGTAGAAACATCCTCAGATTTCCTTAGGCAGTGATGCTTGCAAATACCTGAGGTCACTGGCTCTCCAGTGTCTCAAGCCTAGTACTCGGAAATGCATTCAAAGGTAACGGAACCTACACACATGTGTGATGTTGAAAAACCCATCCGTGTCCCCGTTTTGCAAAGGGTAATTAAAGCAAAAGAAACTGTCAGTAGGTAACGTCTGCTGAGTTGCTGCTCTCTCTCCCTGTGGTGGCGACCATCGTGCCTGGAGACTTGGGGCGTTGCCTGTTGCTTGCCATCTGGTGCATGGGGTGTGGT from Cervus elaphus chromosome 4, mCerEla1.1, whole genome shotgun sequence includes:
- the ZNF8 gene encoding zinc finger protein 8, which produces MDPEEEAAALAMATGPAAERLQEPVTFRDVAVDFTQEEWGQLGPAQRTLYRDVMLETFGHLLSVGPELPKPDVISQLEQGAELWVAEGGLAQGCRPGQETGPEGRPPAREQGLPEEKGREGFLGEAPSPATLGEDWEPVGLIKGTEQDQGHWRQLKEAPVQDGSLRLGESLGLLPEVSGVERACVPESRVPSSERSAGAAREETDSPGPQPRDPHDRSEASAEASPVPDAEPVRGPAPDKPYKCADCGKSFNHNAHLTVHRRIHTGERPYACKECGKAFSQNSSLVQHERIHTGHKPYKCAECGKSFCHSTHLTVHRRIHTGEKPYACQDCGRAFNQNSSLGRHRRTHTGEKPFACSVCGKAFSRTTCLFLHLRTHTAERPYECSRCGKGFRHSSSLAQHQRKHAGDGPYDCRQRLLFAPAPAWPEPLSQGEGPPRSDRPFRCGQCGKGFTQSSHLIRHQITHTREQPRGRGRGCRRPQARSRGPHLGRRPLGPPEESPGAGTKAGPSTGRALALFDLHEIMQEKNPVRVIGVEEPTMGTSVLFDIREST